The region TTCCCATCACCCTGACCACACGATTCTCCAGTGACCATGTGGCTACCTGTGCTGACCATCCTCCTCAGCCATGGCCAGGGACATAGGGCTGTCCCTCCTGGAGCTGGTGTCCAAGCCGCAGGAGCAGGTGGACACTGACGTCCGTCCACATTACCTTTGTCAGAGTGAGCGTGCGCACGGGGAGGGGCACTGCTGGGCGCCCGGGGTCACAGGACCACTGCAGGGCCAGGGCGGACTATCAAGGCAACATCAAGGGGGTGGTCACCCACAGGGGGCTGGACAGCAGGAGTTGGTGGGGAGGGCCAGTGGGCTGGAGAGAGTACCACCTCCCGAGAGTACTTATGCTGGCCTGTGTGCTGGGGATGCCCCTGCCAGGCGCCCTTTCCTGGGACCCTCACCCACCTCAGGACGGGGGCCGATGAACTTCAGCTTCATTTGGGGGAAAGATAAGACttttattgtcatttaaaaaataaaatgtccttttGGCCTCAATCTTGATCCTGATAAAGCTGGGGTGAGAGTGATGGGCCATGACTGCCCCTGTGGGGTCTGGGCAGGACCTGGGGGCTTGTCCCCCTGGGGAACCTGGCCTAGGAGGGAGGAAAGGTGGCCAGAGCCTGTGCTGAGGTCACATGGCTGGTTATTGTgacgggggggggtgggggggggcggggagatggAGCTGGCGTGGCCGAGCCCCTGGGGCAGCTGTCATGCTGGAGGTGGCATCCAGGTGCCAGGGCTGGCGCTTCTTGCTCTGGGGCCAGCTGTCCTGGAAGGTCCAGCCtggggcccccgcccccccgaaaAGGGAGCAGGAGCTGCGGGGCCTGGGCTCGCGGGAGTGCTTGGGCCAAGTCAGGAGAAATACCCATGTGGCTGCCGCTGCCCTCAGGACGGAAGTAGGTCTGCTtctttcattgtgtgtgtgcgtTTATACTCCTCTTTATTAGTGGATAAATATTAGAAAACCATCTCTCGGAAGCTGCAGTCAGGGGCGGCCCGGCTTGCCCAGCCGACGGGGGGGCGGCCCTTCGGGGGGCCCCGGCCTGGTCTGCAGTGTGAGGCTGTCCCGCCAGGGCTCATAGACCAGCGTGTAGCTCTCTGCCCTCTTGACGGTGAACTTGTAGACACGGTTGGGCAGCAGGTTGTGGACGTCGAAGGTGCAGGCGGCCACGGGGATGATGCCGCGCTGCAGGTACTCCTGCTGTGTCCGTGGGTCCAGCAGCTTGAAGCGCAGTTCGAACTGTTCCGGCGCCGCTGGCTGGATGGTGACGAACCAGCGCAGGGTGACCCAGTCCTGGTGGGCCACCGACTCCTTGCGGTCGAACATGACGGGCATCTTGGTGCTGAGCATGAGCCGGATGTGCGGGATCTTGGTGGCGCCAACATCAGACACCAGGCGGTGCTTGATATGCAGACGCCCTGGCACCATCATGGCCAGGAAGTTGTCCATGACGGCCGACAGGTCTGCCAGCCGCTGCTCCACGAGTGCCCAGCCCGCCAGGAAGGGCCGAGGGTCAGGCGACTCGAGCAGGGCATCCAGCTGGGCACGGCCGTGGTCCAGCTGCTCCAGCAGGTCCCCGAGCAGCAGGAGCTGGATCTTGGTCTGCGCGGTGCCCACCTTCTTCATGCGCTGGAACTTCCAGGGGTCGATGAGCTGGAACATGGTGCTGGGAAGCACCAGCGGGTTCTGGTCGCCCAGGGCCAGGTGCTTGGGGAGGATCTCGATGTGGTAGGAGCACTTCCTCAGCAGCTCCATGCGAGCGTGATGGCGCTTCAGCAGGTGGGGGCTCAGGTCGCAGGTCAGGAACTCCCGCAGCGCATTGCGGCGTGCTGTGTAGGTCCTCCAGGCCTCCGGCTCCAGCAGCTGCCGGTCCTcagcctcctccacctcctcctggtcCAGGAAGGACTGGGGACTGTCTAGCTTCATCTTGTCCAGGCCCAGGCCTGTCACCTGGAAACTCATTGtctggagggaggggtggagggtgggccGTGAGCGGGAGCAGTCAGGCCTCTGTTGCCCACCTGGGGCTCACTTGgggctgtgtttgtgtgtgtgggtgattTCAGGCCCATTAACCCTCACACTGGGCCCTCTATCCTTCCTGGGGGGGGGACCTTGTGGGGAGCACCTTTCTCTAGAAGAGGCTGCCTGGAGGGCCAGGTGGGCAGGCTGCAGAGTCATTAAAAGTAGACATTtagagccttagctggtttggctcaatagacaAAGCATcggtcagcctatggactgaagggtcctgggttcaattccagtcaagggcacatggtcaggtggtggactcaatccccagtagggggtgtgcaggaggcagccaatcagtgattctcatcattgatggttctatctctcttcctctttgaaatcaataaaaaatatatatatttttttaaaaagtaggcatTGAGGGGCAAACATTACGGATGATTGGTTGTGAGGATGCAGGGCAGGGCTAAgacctgggctgggctctggggccaGAATGACTTGAGCAGAAACCTCAGCCACTGACCAGCTGTGCGGCCTGGCAAAGGTTTCGGGACCTGTTTGAAATGGGTGACAGTGCTCCTCGGGGCACGGAGATTCAGTGAGGTCCTGTCTGAGCAGCACCGAACTCCCCTTGGGACACCACTGCCCGGCAGACCCTCCACCCCTCACCGCTGGTGCACAGCAGAGGGCCAGGCTCACCCCAGGACAGTCCAGTTGGGGACCAGGGCCAGCTGGGAGGCCGACCCAGCTGAGGAATAGCCGGCTAGCTCCCAGTTCCCGAGCCCTGTGTCCCGGGCCTCCAGGGCCTTAAAGAGCCACGACTCCCTAGGAAAGGCCCAGAGGCTGAGGTCCTGTCACTCCCTCCTACAGGTGGACTCTCACTCCAGGTGCAAAGCTAGCCATGGACCCCACAGCCTGAAGCTCCTTTGGGGCCacgaccccccgcccccaccaggttTCCAGCTCTGGGTGTCAGTGCGCCCCACAGCTGGATGCAGCCACAGCGAGGCAGACCACTCCTGCAAGCTGGGGCTCCTTGGAGAAGGAGCCAACATTCCCGGCTGCTGTCCCAGGTCCCAGCCACCCCCAGGGTCCCGGCCTGCACCTGGGAAAGCTCGGGTTGTCCCACAACCCAAGGGTTGGGTGAGTTACAGGGAGGCCCAATAGAtccagtgacttgcccaagaaaCCACCAAGTGGCAGGGTAAGGCTGGggcaggctgcctcctccccaaaGATCCTTGCCCTTCCTGGGGCAGAGGAGCCACAAGAGGCCTGGGCACAACAGAGAGGCTATGGGGGTGAGGTGCCAGCCGAGCCCAGGATCCCAGCACTTATGGCCTAAGTCCTGCTCTGGCCTCTGGAAGGAACTCTTGCCCCTGGCTCTGGCTGCGGGTCAAGTCTCCCAGATGGAAAACCACAGATGGGTTGGTGTAAACGGCCAGGAGAGGGCTCGCTTGGAGTCCTGGCCTCCTCGACTCCGACTCCACCCGTTCCCGCTCCCTGAAGCCACCCCCCCAACCCGCCCGCCCACCTTCCAGAGACCTACCCCCACCTCCGCgcctccccacttcccctgcatcccccaccccaaaccctcccccagccccgcgcGCCCACTTGCCCTGCCTCCCGGAGCTCCGTGCGGCTGACTGTGCGCAGAGCGGGGGCGTCTAGTTTCGCACCCGTGGCAACCAGCGGTTGCCATGGGGATCGTGAGTCTTTGTGACGCCCGCGGCGCCcgggagtgggggcggggtgggcggaACCCAGGCTTAGAGGCGAGACCCGTTCTCTGGGTTCCCAGACTTGTCTGCTGCGGGAGGACGGTCCCAGGACCCCGACCCAAGGAACCGCTGGCCTCTCCCCGGCTCCGCCCGGCCGGCTCGGAGGAACTGTCCATGGGCTTTGCTCTCTCCGCTGGGACCCACCGGGAGCCGCCGCGGAGTGCGGGAGCCAGGCCGCAGTCGGTGCCTTCAGGCTGGCGGTCCCTGTCAACCGCCCGGCACAGGGCTCCCTGAGCGGGGCTTCTGGTGGGACCTGCAGCCTGCGGGTGGTTTTGAGGGGGGCTCCTGCTGCATCCCTGGCTGAGCGCCGCTCAGGGAACCCCTCATTGGAGCTGCCCAGAGTCGGGGCCATGGGCACTGGCAGGTGGGCAGTACTGGTCTCCCTGGTGAAGGTGCTGCCCACTTCCTCTCCCACGCTGGAGCCCCATCCAGGTCTGGACAAATGGGGTCGCCACAGCTCCCGGCGCCCTCAGAGGTATTCTCAGCCTCTGGAGCCCCACCTTCAGGGgccagctgggctcagggcctctgggacccctcagccagCTGGGCTGTCCCCCTTGGAGTGGTAGGTCTGACTCCCCAAGACACCCTTTGCCCCCCTTGGGGAAGCTGAAGAGGCAGGGACACCCCAAGCCATGCTTGTCTGCTCCTCCTGGGAGGTCAGTGGTGGGGCCCCCTTCCAAGATAGAATGTCTGCCTGAGTGCCCTCCCAGTCTGTTCTGTGCCAGAGCCTGCCCACTGCACCCCTCCCCGCTGGAGGAGTCCCCCTGGCTAGCTGCCCATCAGCCCTTctcaggcccaggcctggggggcaCCAGAGGTGGAGCCCGAGGAGGGTGTGTTggggcctggcctgccctccTTGTCCGCCCTGGGCCCTGACTCACTATGGGAGCTGCTGTTATTCCTGGATCCGAGGGGCTGAGTGGTTTGGAAAGGGGGTGCCGGAGAAAGAGGGACGCACagcagccccgcccctggccccttTGGCTCCGCCCCTTCTGTTCTGTGTCTTGTTCCTAAGCTAATTTTTTACAAGTAAATGTTGAATTTGAGATCATTGTAAATCACACCCAGTTGTAAGATGTAACAGAGACACCATGAACCCGCTGCCCATTTCCTGCAGAAGCTGTGTCAGACCCAGCAGGGTGGTCCCACAGGGACCCGGCCTGCCCCGCGGCCCTGGCGGCCTCTCTGTGGAGCCCTGCAGGCTgggtgcagcctggctggtccttCCTCTGTGAGTGCTGCTCCAAGGCATCTGTGCTCTCTCTCGCCCGACTCTGCGGTCACCGGGCCGTGCTGCCCTTGGCAGAGCGACCCTGGGCCCTGAGGTGGGGAGCCTGGTGGTCTCGAGGTCacagccctggggaggggagtgcaCCTGAGCGCGGACACCCCCATCGTGTGTCCTCCACACACATGAACCCATCGGGTGGTGGCTCCTCAGCCTGCATGCCGGAGGCCCCTGCTCCCCACGTCACTGGGAGCTCAGTGTTCTTACAGATGGGAAATCAAGGCACAGGGAGGTCAGCACCTTGCCCACGGCTAGTGAGTCTGAGCAGGATTTGAACCCGTCATCTGACCACATCCAGAGTTGTGGAGGCCTCCGCGCTCTCatgcccaccaccccaccccacccagcacgGCCGCTCCTTAGGGCGACGGTGGAGCCAGagggccagcctggtgagggccTGTGGCGGGCTACGGCGGCCAGCGGTACTCCTGGCAGAGCCTGGGCCAACGAGGAGGAGCCTCTTGCCCTCGTCACTGGGGAGACTGAGAAGGGCCAGCGCTCTTCACGAGCTGGGCGGGGTGCCCACTTCCCAGCACAGGTTCCTGCTAGAAAAATGTCTGCTCTGACCTCGAGGAGGATGGACAGGATCTGTTTTCCTTGCCGGTAGGAGGAAGACCTCAGCCCATCATGGGGGTCTCTGGGCTTTTGGGGGGCTAACAGGAGGCCTGGGACCAGGCATGGGAGCTAGTCCGGAGGACCAAGGcgggccctccctgcctgccttgcgcCCGGAGGAATGTGCTGTCCCAGAGGCCCTGCAGCTCTGGGGGCGGCGAGTCTTTAGGAGGATGTGTCCGGGATCTGAGTGCTTGACCCGAGCATGGTCAGCACGAGTGGGGACCTGGCCTGAGGAGGCCCTGTGgctgcaggtcagaggcctggcTTCCGAGGAGGGGGAGCCATGTATCTGGACTGAGGGAAATGCACCCACAAATCCCAGGCTTGCACTTGGGAGCAGGTGGTGGCAGGACTGCAGGCTCTTCCAGGCTCCTCCCTCTCAagtatgtgtgtgtaaatatttCTTCTCGccatgaccggtttggctcagtggatagagcatcggcctgtggactgaagggtcccaggttcgattccggtcaagggcatgtaccttggttgcgggcacatcccaagtagggagtgtgcaggaggcagctgatcaatgtttctcatcaatgtttctaactctctatccctctcccttcctctctgtgaaaaatcaataaaatatatatgtttaaaaatatcttcttctcACACCCCCAACAGGATGAGTCTCAGGTGcccggagctgccccctgggcccTTGCCCCTTCAGAGCACTGTGTGGCTGCCACACCAGTTTGTAACTGTAGAGCTGCTGCCAGGTGCGTGGCGGGGCCTCCAGGTGCAATGCAGGGAGAAGGGTCGGCTGCCTCTCGGGGGCCATTTGGACAATCGTCACACCTGTTTATTGGGACCATTCACCACAGAAAGCAAACTtttggccagttttgctcaatgggaagagtgtcggcctgcagactgaagggccccaggtttgattccggtcaaggcatgtacctgggttgcgggctcagtccccagtgtggggcgggcaggaggcagccaattcatgattctctctcatcagtgatgtttctatctctccttctcccttcctctctgaaatcaataaaaatatattttaaaaaagagagagcaaactTTTGGGTGTACATAGagttcagggagaggaaggagggtttGCAGCCATCAGAAGAGAGATGTGGCCTCAATAATGACCCTGGGTGGAGGGAGACACACGTGGAGAGAGAGCAGGCCACCTGGCTGGAACCCCAcccaccacaggccctgcccacagccccagaCCCCAGAATCTGACGGCTGGGGCTTGCTTTCCCCACCCAACTCAGAAGCACAGGCCGAGTTTGTTCATCGTGCAGGAGGGCCGGCCATGCACCAGACTCATCCCCACCCCTTCCGTGCCGCCGCGGGGTTCATATCCTTCGGGGAGCAGCTTCACTCcgtcctgcctgggcctgggggagggacagaagggaggaggggcggggcggccccacctgaggccacgcccaggaccgccccggccccgcccccaggctggtCTGAACACCagcccagaggcaggcagggggctgTGCAAGCCTGCTCCTGCTTGTGGGTGTGGGGGCGCGCTGCAGTGACCTGCTACACCACACCTCGCACCAGCGGGACGAACGCAGCAAGGCTCCGAGGCTCCAGGCTCCGACACTCGCCTTCCCACCAGCTCTTCCAGTTTCTCCTTTTCCGGACGTCCCCttccctgcagggcctgggcggCGTGGGGACCAGGTTCAGAACACCCTGGAACATGGAGCCCTTCCTCAGGAAGCGGCTGGCCTTCCTGTCCTCCTTCTGGAACAAGATCTGGCCAGCAGGTGCCCAGGGCCACAGCGTCCCCTGCTTCCCCGAGCCGGGTGCCGACCCGGAGCTGGAGCCCCCTGCCGCTGTGCTTGGCAGCCCCCCAGCGCCTGGGCAGTTCTTCAGGGCGCTGTGCGACTTCACGGCACGGTATGCGGATGAGCTGAGTGTCAGCCGTGGGGACAGGCTCTACGCCCTCAAGGAGGAGGGCGACTACATCTTTGCCCGTCGGCTCTCGGGCcagcccagtgtggggcttgtgCCCCTCGCCTTCGTGGCCAAGGCCACTGCTGAGATGCTCGCAGACCAACCGTGAGTACCGCCTGCTCTGGGAGTCAGGAAGCAGCGGCTGAGGCTGGGGGCCATCTGGGAGTCTGGGATCGTTGTGGGGTCACGCATGCGCTCAGCAGtgggctcctccaggccctgctgcACAGCAGTGAGCACAGAGCCtgggacacagacagcagtgacggcctggcaggtggggctgggcggCGTGCGTGCTGCTCCTGGCCGGCCACATTGGGACTCTGTCCGGCTGGCTAGCTGCCCTCTTGCTCTCACACAGGGACTCAGTCCTGGAGGCAGCATCTAGGAGGCTCTCGTTCTACAGGCTGGCTAAGTAGTCACTGCTTGGGGGCAGGGTCTGGGGTGAGATGACATAGCCTCTGCTTCCTAGAGCTCCCAGTGAGGACCTGAGTGTGCAGAGGCCATCGGTGTCCTCTTGTGCTCTGAGGGTGTGGTAAGGTggtgacggggggtgggggtggtataTATCAGAGGTGCATTCCCCTGCCCCTCACTCCTGCACATTCACCAGCCCTTCCACCTGCATTGGGCCAGCTATGGGGCAGACATGACCTGGCCTTTGGGATTGCTCCAAGAAAGGCCTGTTCGGGCAGTGGACCCAGGTAGGGGAGCCCAACCATTCCCCCCAGAGCCTGAGCCCCAACGCAGGGGCAGTCCCCAGGCAGGAATATCTGCTTGTTGGCATGGCAGCCTGTCACcatggaaggaagaagaaggggagagggCTCTCCAAGCAGGTTCCTCGGGGAGGTCACCTCTCAGCTCAAGCTCCAGGTCCAAGGACAGGTGGTCTCCTGGGGCAGCTGTGTGCCAGCTCTGAACAGGGCCTTGCCATCTGGCAGTGGGCACAGTCCATAGGCCTCAAGCATTCCACCCAAACCCAGGATGTGAGCCTGACCCATCTTCCTGCTGAATGCAGTGGTGGCCGTGGCAATCTCAGGTGTCCGACGGTCGGGGCATTGGCTCGCGGACACTCGGGCAGAGTCTCTCCTCTCAGCCAGCATGCATGGAGGTGGCATGCTGGGTGAGAGCAGGCTGCCTGCTTTGCTGAGCAGACCTCACCTCGATGTGGGTCCCGCACCCACTGggccaggcctgagccctggacATGTCCTTGCCGACCAGCCTAGGGTCTCAGCCTCAGTCAGGCCGCTGCCAGCTCCTGGGAGAAGGTAcctcctggcccccaccccacgcCTGGGACCAAGCAGGCACTCCGATGGGGAGTTACCCACAGTCACTCCAGGTGTGGAGGACAAAGCCAGAGCTGCTCCGGAAAAGgctggcagggctgtggggaggggaggggttgcCAAGAGGAAGAGCTAATGACTATTTGCCTGGGCTGGAGATGAAAGGGCTGACCACACTCCCAGGGTCATTAGCCCCAGACACCTGTCCCTGGGCCAGACCGGCTGGGTGGGCTGGGCCCCTCAACCCCCACAGTGAGGCCTCATTGCTTCCAAGCTGCTGAGGGCTCCCCTACAATCTTATTTCGCCCATGGCCCCACGCCCCAGGGAGGGACCCGGAGGACATCCCTGCAGTCCAGGTCtcagctccctccccaggcctggggctgcagggaggccaggctgggagcctcTGGTTCTCCTTgtcccccagggccctgctgtccTGGGGAGGCCTGCTGAGAGCCTTCACACCTGAGATGTTCTCCCcgccagcaggccagcaggcccagaggcagggcctgtgtgGACGGAGCCTGGCCGCCTCAGAGCTCCCCAGTCAATGTGTCCCTGAGCTCGCGGCCCCACCAGGTATTGTCTCTGGTGACCCATGTAAGGTCCACGGgtcccccacccttccccacccgCCCTGTCTGCTGATTCTATCTCCCAGTGTTTCCCAGACCTCTGCCTCTCCACCCACTCGCACCCACTTCTTCTGCCTCCAATtttccctccagcccaggccagccccacggCCCTGGCCACATTGGTTCCCAGCCCCTCTCCATAGCTCCCCAGGTGTGTGCAGGTTTGtctctgccccctcctgccaggccctgcccttgcCCCTGCCTCTAGCTGTACCCACCTGCACATCTATGTTCACCTGGTCCCCTTTCTGGGGGGCACCCCCCCTTGGGCTGACTCGCTCTGAGTCATACTTTGGGCCCCCAGGTGGTCTGAGAGCCAGTACCTCTGCTGTCCCTCAGGGTGGATGAGGGGCTGTGCTCACTGGGCTGTCCCTGGACATAAGTGGTCCCCTTGGGGGCAGGCCTCCTGCCGCTGGGTTTCCAGGGACCCTAGGTATGGGGAGGCTCCCAGGAGGGAAGCTAACTCAGGTGTGAGGTTCCCCAACCTGGGCCTTGGGGAATAGACACCGGTGATGGGGTGGGCCAGCAGCCTCACCTGGCCTGATTCTTGGTAGAGTGCTGGCCCAGATGGAGGGTCAGATGAGGAAGCCCCAAGCAGGCCCGCCCCACCCCACTCTCAGGTGTGGGGGTTTCTGGTATCTGGGCCAGGGGCTCGGGCTGGTCTGTGCTGGGCAGGGCTCCTCAGAGGTGGACGCTCAATGCTTTGAGCCTCCCaggtctcccagcctcccctgacCAGCTGCCCAGCCAGGCTCAGGCCACCTCCTTGAGGGCCTTCCCAGCTGCTCCAGCATTGAGGCTGCTTCTCCCACCCACCTATGACCTCCTGAGGCATGTTGGCCATGCCCAGCCAGGTGGCACCCCTGGTTCTCCAGGCCACAcctgcagccccgcccacacACCTGAGCTTCATCAGGGTGCCCTGGTTCCCAGTGGACCCCTTCCCTCTCAGGGCTCAGTTGTCTTGAGTTTGACAGGTTTGGTCTATGGCCAGGCTGTTAGCCTGTGGCCAGGGCTGTGGTCACTTTATGAGCAGGACTAACGGGAATCCGTGGCTAAGGTGAGTGGACAGTCTACATGGCATGGGTCACTGCGGGTGGCTGTCAGCTCCATGCCAGCCCAAGCGGTTCGCCTGTCCAGTCCCTGATGACTCGGGAGGCTGAGCActgggggccggggctgggggcacagagtGGGCACCTGGGGCCTCTGGCCAGTGTGGGGCTGGgcgcctggggctgggcctgcctggTGACCGATGCACCCACCCTTTGCAGCTGGTACTTCAGTGGCATCAGCCGCACCCAGGCTCAGCAGCTGCTCCTGTCCCCAGCCAACGTGCCCGGCGCCTTCCTCATCCGGCCCAGTGAGAGCAGCCAGGGTGACTATTCGCTGTCAGGTACAAGGGCCCCTCATGCCTCTGTCCCCCTGAGGCACCCTGGGCAGCCGTGCCAAGGTAGAAcactcttttttattgttgaaagtattacatctgtcTCCTTTTTCCACGATTGACCTCCCACTGCCACTCccgccccccaggacaagccctcactgccccagtgtccgtgtccattggttatgctcatatgcatgcatacgtcctttggttgctctcttatgAGAACACTCTTGACCTCAGAGTCCTCACTTGGGCCCAGCCCCACCTAGGGCCTGACAGCGCCTACTGCGGGTCACTTCATGTTTGTCCACGGCCTCCTCAGGAGCTCACCCGCCTTCATTCCCTGCACCGCTCTGCACCCTGTCTGTTCCTCTGCCTGTAGCTACCCACATTGCCCCTCCTCCACGAGGCTCCGGCCGCCTTGGCTCCCCAGAGGGTGGTGGCAGTCTCCTGGTGGTAGTGGTGGAGGGTCTGGACACAGCCTCCATCTCTGCACCTTCCCAGTCCGGGCCCAGGCCAAAGTCCGCCACTACCGCATCTCCACGGCGGCTGACGGCAGCTTCTACCTGCAGAAGGGCCATCTCTTCCCCAGCCTGGGGGAGCTGCTCACCTATTACAAAGCCAACTGGAAGCTGATCCAGAACCCGCTGCTGCAGCCCTGCGTGTCCCAGGTGGGCCTgaccctgccctgctcctgcccgGCATGGCTGGGCCTCACATATTGCCAGAGGGCCAGCGGGGGATCTGATGAGGCCAGGAGCCCACACTTGGCGAACCTCCACACTCTGGTGGGGGCTCTGCTCAGGAGTGGGGTCTGCTCTCCTCCGAGAGCCCTGGCCGGGAGTATGCCGGGCTCTGCAGGCAGCAGTGAGGAggacagggggctgggggcgcATGGGGAGGCTCCCgcagcagctccaggcccagggcaggagctgTGGGAGGAGATGCTGATCCTGAGGACCGGCCCCAGGAGCCGCCCCTGAGCTGGGGCTGCAGTTCTCCACCACGGTCCCAGCGCGGGCGGCCGTTTGCCGAGGGGCCGGGCAGCGACCTGGTTCCTCTGGCTCCTCAATGATAGCCTGAGGGGCAGTGATGAGTGTGGACAGTGGTCCTTCTTCAGCAAATGGGGCCCAGCCTCAGGGAGGTCAGCACCTGGCACCCCTTGCTCCACCCAGAGCCAGCATTGAGCACGTGCTGGGGGGaggcctggtccctggagaaGCTGCCGCTCTGACAGGGCCACACACAGAGGCCCTGaatgcccctcacccccacagaAGCCCCCGGagcaggatgagtgggagcggccgCGCTCCGAGTTCACCCTTCGGAGGAAGCTGGGCAAAGGCTACTTCGGGGAGGTGTGGGAAGGCCTGTGGCTCGGCTCCGTGCCTGTGGCCATCAAGGTCATCAAATCAGGTGGGTGAGGCCCTGCCACCCCTGACCCCTGGAGCCCGGGGCAGCCACGGGTGATGTGGACGGGCCCTGGAGTCGCACCCTCTCCAGCAGCCAACATGAGACTTGCGGACCTCGCCCAAGAGATCCAGACCCTGAAAAGCCTGCAGCACGCGCGGCTCCTCCAGCTGCACGCCGTGTGCTCCACTGGCGAGCCCGCGTACATCGTCACCGAGCTCATGCGCAAGGGCAGCCTGCAGGCCTTCCTGGGCAGTGAGTGCACCCCTACTGGCCGCCTGTCTGTGGGCAGCACGACCTTCGGGCCAGGACAGTGACCCCTGCTGCCTTCTGGCACAGGCCTTTGAAAGGCTCCAGGCCTTGTTGGTGGCTGGATTTTCCAAGACCCAGAgggctgtggggggctggggccaaCAGTGAGCTCAGGGCCC is a window of Myotis daubentonii chromosome 8, mMyoDau2.1, whole genome shotgun sequence DNA encoding:
- the FNDC11 gene encoding fibronectin type III domain-containing protein 11; amino-acid sequence: MSFQVTGLGLDKMKLDSPQSFLDQEEVEEAEDRQLLEPEAWRTYTARRNALREFLTCDLSPHLLKRHHARMELLRKCSYHIEILPKHLALGDQNPLVLPSTMFQLIDPWKFQRMKKVGTAQTKIQLLLLGDLLEQLDHGRAQLDALLESPDPRPFLAGWALVEQRLADLSAVMDNFLAMMVPGRLHIKHRLVSDVGATKIPHIRLMLSTKMPVMFDRKESVAHQDWVTLRWFVTIQPAAPEQFELRFKLLDPRTQQEYLQRGIIPVAACTFDVHNLLPNRVYKFTVKRAESYTLVYEPWRDSLTLQTRPGPPEGPPPRRLGKPGRP
- the SRMS gene encoding tyrosine-protein kinase Srms isoform X1, encoding MEPFLRKRLAFLSSFWNKIWPAGAQGHSVPCFPEPGADPELEPPAAVLGSPPAPGQFFRALCDFTARYADELSVSRGDRLYALKEEGDYIFARRLSGQPSVGLVPLAFVAKATAEMLADQPWYFSGISRTQAQQLLLSPANVPGAFLIRPSESSQGDYSLSVRAQAKVRHYRISTAADGSFYLQKGHLFPSLGELLTYYKANWKLIQNPLLQPCVSQKPPEQDEWERPRSEFTLRRKLGKGYFGEVWEGLWLGSVPVAIKVIKSAANMRLADLAQEIQTLKSLQHARLLQLHAVCSTGEPAYIVTELMRKGSLQAFLGSPEGRALNPPVLLGFACQVAEGMRYLEERHIVHRDLAARNVLVDDDLACKVADFGLARLLKDDIYSPSSGSKIPVKWTAPEAAHYRVYSPKSDVWSFGVLLYEVFSYGQCPYEGMSNHETLQQIERGYRLPRPAACPAEAYVLMLACWKGSPEERPAFAMLQAALGTVHRRLHPTLT
- the SRMS gene encoding tyrosine-protein kinase Srms isoform X2; protein product: MEPFLRKRLAFLSSFWNKIWPAGAQGHSVPCFPEPGADPELEPPAAVLGSPPAPGQFFRALCDFTARYADELSVSRGDRLYALKEEGDYIFARRLSGQPSVGLVPLAFVAKATAEMLADQPWYFSGISRTQAQQLLLSPANVPGAFLIRPSESSQGDYSLSVRAQAKVRHYRISTAADGSFYLQKGHLFPSLGELLTYYKANWKLIQNPLLQPCVSQKPPEQDEWERPRSEFTLRRKLGKGYFGEVWEGLWLGSVPVAIKVIKSANMRLADLAQEIQTLKSLQHARLLQLHAVCSTGEPAYIVTELMRKGSLQAFLGSPEGRALNPPVLLGFACQVAEGMRYLEERHIVHRDLAARNVLVDDDLACKVADFGLARLLKDDIYSPSSGSKIPVKWTAPEAAHYRVYSPKSDVWSFGVLLYEVFSYGQCPYEGMSNHETLQQIERGYRLPRPAACPAEAYVLMLACWKGSPEERPAFAMLQAALGTVHRRLHPTLT